From the Musa acuminata AAA Group cultivar baxijiao chromosome BXJ3-7, Cavendish_Baxijiao_AAA, whole genome shotgun sequence genome, one window contains:
- the LOC103992058 gene encoding uncharacterized protein LOC103992058 has translation MAAEETTRNNYAPFTGYDQADDFDDELSTVTTPAVYLTGHANEARCHNASQRMSGLPLESEGEDADVEPSSGDEESKGAATGGGVLPEGTDKDEEEESSGMGVASMPGTPARGLVGRPEWLKEYASETEARGRGRRRRRHHHRRYRQTRERWLERTWQLKKSHAAAEDRSDAGAAAECRVMVRSRCGYGRMCMDMEEMRACRDLGLDLPSDWTVEIQGTFSDLTADTSSGGNSPVNWRISSPGDDPKDVKARIKVWAQAVALTSASRLGG, from the exons ATGGCAGCGGAAGAGACGACCCGTAACAATTACGCCCCGTTCACCGGCTATGACCAAGCAGACGACTTCGACGACGAGCTGAGCACTGTAACCACGCCTGCTGTTTATTTAACTGGCCATGCCAACGAGGCCAGATGCCACAACGCGAGCCAGCGGATGTCAGGCCTCCCGCTCGAGTCGGAAGGCGAGGACGCGGACGTGGAGCCGTCGTCGGGGGACGAGGAGTCGAAAGGCGCAGCCACGGGTGGCGGCGTGCTTCCGGAAGGGACGGacaaggatgaggaggaggagtcaTCGGGCATGGGAGTGGCGTCGATGCCCGGGACACCGGCCCGGGGCCTGGTCGGCAGACCGGAGTGGCTCAAGGAGTACGCGAGCGAGACGGAGGCGCGCGGccgagggcggcggcggcggcggcaccacCACCGGCGGTACCGGCAGACGAGGGAGCGGTGGCTGGAGCGGACGTGGCAGCTGAAGAAGAGCCACGCGGCAGCGGAGGACAGGTCGGACGCGGGCGCGGCGGCGGAGTGCCGGGTGATGGTCCGGTCGCGGTGTGGGTACGGGCGGATGTGCATGGACATGGAGGAGATGAGGGCGTGCCGGGACCTCGGCCTGGACTTGCCGTCGGATTGGACGGTAGAGATCCAGGGAACGTTCTCCGATCTGACGGCCGACACCAGCAGCGGCGGAAATTCCCCCGTCAACTGGAGGATCTCCAGCCCAG GAGACGACCCCAAGGATGTGAAGGCCCGGATAAAAGTTTGGGCTCAAGCGGTGGCGCTCACATCCGCCTCTCGTCTCGGTGGCTGA